The Maridesulfovibrio hydrothermalis AM13 = DSM 14728 DNA window AATAAGCAAGGCGGACTACCTCTTGATACTGTGAGAAAGTTCATCTCCAGCCATCAGGCAAGGCTTTCAAACAGGCTTAAGGAAAATAGCTCTCGCCAAGAAAAAAAAGTCCTGCTCCAGCGTAAGGGCAACCTTAAAACAGCAAACGAAGCATATAAAAAACTACAAAGAAAAGCTCTCGGCATTGAAAACGCCAAGGGCATATCAAGATAGCAGGGAACTCTGAGGGGGGATTCTTGATGTCTATTAATCACACATATGAGAAACTGTTCTTTTCTTTCTGAAATTGGATACCACAGGTTTTCAAAGTTATTTCTATTTTCATAACACGTAATCACATTGCTCAAGAAATAGATATACGCGACTCCCTCAATATTATATCTATGCTAAGAACTCTCTTCTGCGAAATTGTCATGATTTCTTCAAAAATTATTGCCAGTCGCCCAAAACTGGAAATTTTGCCCATCTAAAACAGCAATGTTTTCCAGAATGGAACAAATTCGCCACCAGAAGTAAGGCAAACTTCTATTTGAAGAAACCATGCAGAAAGGCAAGCTACAAGTATGTAACTATATGAAGAAATGTAAAACAGAGGTTTGCTTGGCATGAATTCTATTTTTGCTGCAAATTCGGGGGTAAGCATTTCAGCAAGTGTGTTTTTTTCAAGAAATATCCATATAAACAGCAAAAAATATGGAACGTATGTCATCCAAGCCATAAAAATTCCTGCTCCGATACCGAGACATATAAAAAGCGGGAATTTAATCCAATTGTTACATGTCAATTTGTGAAGGATAGGTGGGAAAAGGAAATTAAAAAGAATTAAAATAAGACAAGTTTTACCAATCCAAATTAATAAGTCGATCATCACGCCCCCCCCCATTTTTTTTATATAATTATTTCAATTATTACAATGGCAATGTTCAGGGAAGCTTAATACTCTTTATAAATGAGGATGTAAAGACCCCATCCTAGGTCCACCTACAAGTAGAGACTCCGCTCGGTAGGTGATGATTAATATTGATAAATTGAGGGGGGCATCGGAGCGATTTTGATTGGCGGACTGTTATCCTCTATGTCTTCACAGCTACGCAGGCATGTTTGGGTCGGATATGCTGTTTAACTGTGATTTTTTGAGGGACTATATCTAGTTTTTCGCTTATAACCTCATAAATTCTGGTCAGTCGACAGCCACAGGCACAGATTTTTTCTTCAGCGGGAATGTCATGGATAATTTCTTCGCGGGCGAAATTTTCAGGGATGGGCTTGTGTCCCTTCTTTCGAGAATAAGCTTCAACTGAAACAATTTCTTCTGTTTCGGACTCTTCAAGGGGTTCAAAATCTTTGTGTCCTGCAACAAATTCGGCCTCATCAAACAGATTGCATTGTTGTTCATTACGCTCCGGCTTTCTCTGCTGTTCTGTTTTTTTGGCAAAATAAAGAGCTTTAAAAATCCTGACTTGTTTAGCAAGTTATTCAATTACAGCATCTTTATCA harbors:
- a CDS encoding IS66 family transposase zinc-finger binding domain-containing protein yields the protein MPENFAREEIIHDIPAEEKICACGCRLTRIYEVISEKLDIVPQKITVKQHIRPKHACVAVKT